The Mercurialis annua linkage group LG8, ddMerAnnu1.2, whole genome shotgun sequence genome window below encodes:
- the LOC126659683 gene encoding BAG family molecular chaperone regulator 5, mitochondrial yields the protein MKNCDFAFFSSASRVTYTLHNDHVTSIKTKEIPVDDFPPKEPRISITNHLSQSDAARKIQSAYKSHIIRTHYRKISAVNCEADQLQRLIQRQETVDAIRNDQREKLRLNEALMSLLLRLDSVPGIDQTVREARRKVSRRIVGLQEIMDGICCGGIDDYGLCSDTGYLRDWDVVVSEMEEEVCKERGGEEMERFCAEYLGFRCLQRFLREP from the coding sequence ATGAAAAATTGTGATTTCGCGTTCTTTTCGTCGGCCAGCAGAGTcacctatactttgcataatgaCCACGTTACTTCTATTAAAACCAAGGAAATCCCTGTTGATGATTTTCCTCCGAAAGAGCCTCGAATCTCCATAACAAACCATCTATCTCAATCAGATGCTGCTAGGAAAATCCAATCTGCATACAAGTCCCATATAATCCGCACACACTACAGAAAGATTTCAGCTGTCAATTGTGAAGCTGATCAACTGCAGCGCCTGATTCAACGGCAGGAGACAGTTGATGCTATCAGGAACGATCAACGAGAGAAGTTGAGACTCAATGAGGCCTTGATGAGTTTGCTGCTGAGGTTGGATTCTGTGCCGGGGATCGATCAGACAGTTAGAGAGGCAAGGAGAAAAGTCAGTCGTAGAATCGTGGGGCTGCAAGAAATCATGGATGGAATATGCTGCGGCGGCATTGATGATTATGGTTTGTGCAGTGATACCGGGTATTTGAGGGATTGGGATGTGGTCGTTTCAGAAATGGAGGAGGAAGTATGTAAAGAGAGAGGTGGTGAAGAGATGGAAAGGTTTTGTGCTGAATATCTCGGTTTTAGATGCCTGCAGAGGTTTTTGCGTGAGCCGTGA
- the LOC126660854 gene encoding protein TRACHEARY ELEMENT DIFFERENTIATION-RELATED 7A-like: MCYVGKATKIFIFIVTVLVVLGFTLGFGFLRHGIHKSHSSSPISFPTPNYPIITQPPPNSNPIYNQPPSEQNPPPQFSNLTPPPPPPPPDNSGGSEGGGVNASPPPPSPVFLSPPPPPPIGPVIAGAPPPSYAPPSNNVLVTPDTWEHCGSILVQKMEKSTKERRKLICNSEKLTPLHYLTNLDRLEVSNEFVFFIRVKVDILSFPMVQEPTHLDISTPSYEVLKFKVVESEGCTNRATHCTNRA; this comes from the exons ATGTGTTATGTGGGAAAAGCAACaaagatttttattttcatagtcACAGTTCTCGTTGTTCTTGGTTTTACATTAGGCTTTGGTTTCCTCCGCCACGGTATTCATAAATCTCACTCTTCTTCTCCAATTTCATTTCCTACCCCTAATTATCCCATTATTACTCAACCGCCCCCTAATTCTAACCCTATTTACAATCAGCCCCCTTCTGAACAAAACCCACCTCCCCAGTTTTCTAATTTgactcctcctcctcctcctccgccGCCGGATAATAGCGGCGGTAGTGAAGGTGGTGGTGTTAATGCTTCTCCTCCGCCTCCGTCTCCGGTGTTTCTTTCTCCTCCTCCGCCGCCGCCAATTGGTCCGGTTATAGCCGGAGCACCGCCGCCCTCGTATGCTCCGCCGAGTAACAATGTGTTGGTGACTCCAG atacttgggagcattgcggaagcattttggtgcaaaagatggaaaagtcgacgaaagagaggcgaaagctcatttgcaaTTCGGAAAAGCTGACCCCTCTACACTATTTGACCAATTTGGATCGGTTAGAGGTCTCTAATgagtttgtgttcttcataagagttaaagtagacatcctGAGCTTTCCAATggttcaagaaccaactcatttggacatttctacaccgagttatgaagttttgaagttcaaGGTTGTGGAGTCTGAAggttgcacgaatcgtgcaacacattgcacgaatcgtgcataA